The genomic DNA AAGCATTAATTTCACCTTCCATTGTCTCTTTATACAGTTTATGTGTAGGCCACGGGTATTCTCTAAAATTCAACGGAATACAAAGTTTTTTCTTATTAGATAAGAAATCAGTTGACTGTAAGTAGCGGTAGATTGCTGTTTTTCCGGTACCTTTTCGTCCTAATATCATCCATTTTGGAGTTGTTAATAATTCTTTAATATGAGATGTATTAATGAAATATTTCATTAAATCTACGTCGTCTTCTGATGAAACGGGAAATTCTGGTAACCATTCTGTTATTTTCATTTTCTTCCTCTTTTGTTTTGTGAATTAAAATTTAGATTATGTGCATTGCGGCTAACGAACTTGCCTTAGCGACGTAGGCTGACCCTGAGTCCCGGCACGGGACGTTAGGGACTGGCCACGACACTTGCGCAGGCAAGGGGAGTGCCAGAAGCCTATGTGTCGCAGACCGAGCGAGGCCTTGTGCCGAAGTGAAGCGTTAAGGTGCTGTTAGCCGCAGTGTTCGTTATTGTTTTTCACTTATGAAATTTGTATCACGGTTTTTTGAGAAATTACAAAATTATTCAAATGTAATTATTTATGAATCATATCAGTATTGCTTTCTCTTAAATAGCAAGTTGAAAATGATTTTGATTCGCATATGAAAAGCATCGAAATTATTGGATATTTCATTATTTCTTTGGAAGGATAAAGCGTAATTGACATTTCAGTTTTTTTTGTGTTTGTATCTAAATGCAAATGAACGATTATTTCTTCGGTATTTTGCATAATTTGGGTTAATGTATACACATAGTATGTATTGTATAAATTTTCTTCATAAGTTTTTATAACATTGAAATATACTTTTTCTTCGAATAAAAAATCACATATACTAATAGTTTTATCAATATCAAGGTAGAAATTATTGTCCTGGTCAAAAAAGAATAAATATGATGCATCCTGAACATTATAAACATAATCATGCTTAATTAGTTTATGAAAATTAGTGCAATCTTTTGTTTTTATGCTACTAATGAAACTGAGAACATCTTGTTTGTTTTCAATACCTTCGTCAAAGTAAATAGTATAATTTAAGAAAAATTCTTTTTTTTGCTTTTTTGAATTTATATTACAATAACAGAGAATTAAGATAAGAGAAGAAATGGATATTCCCTGAATAGGTTTCAAAATATAAGATAGAATCATTGTTTATGAAAGAAGTTAATTGTAAAAAGATTAAAATTTCTATTATTTTTTTTATTCCTAATAAAATTCGAACATTGCGGCTAACGAACTAGACTAACCGACGTAGGCTGACCCTGAGTCCCGACGGGACGTTAGGGACTGGAACGACGCTTGCGTAAGCAAGAGGAGTGCCAGAAGCCTATGTGTCGCAGACCGAGCGAGGCCGGTAGTGCCGAAGCGAAGCGGTTAGTTGCTGTTATGCGTAGTAGCCAGAATGTATTAACCAAGTGCAGTTTTACCAAAAGGAACGACAAAGATTTGAATAGGGAAGGTAATTATATCAAAAAGAATAAAAGGAGGGTAAAGTAAATAAAGTAAAATGTTAGGATTTTCTAATTTTTTTTCAGTAAAATAATCCAAATTAAGCCAAATAGACTTATTATAATTTGGAGAAATGAATATAGATTTTGCCTTTTTATAGAATTTATCTTCGACAATATTTATGTAAATTGATTTAGGTAATTTTACTTTTTTCATCGGAAAGAATTTACTTTTGGTAGAGATTCGATCACAATCTTCCTTAAAATCAAATGAATTGGAATTAGGGTTATATTTTTCATGATAACAAACATCATTAAGATCAGGTCTGGGTTTATAATAAGTAATTAATCTGGACAGACCATCCTCAGAGATCGAAATGGATTTTGGAAATCCAAATTGTCCATTGCTGTCAGAATAGAAATTTTGTTTTAAATTGGAATGAATAAAAGCAAAATCTCTATCATAATAGATGAAGGCTTTTTTTCCAGAAATGAGATAATTCACATCATTTTCAAATTTAAGAAACTTACTAGTATTATTTGAATCAATTTTACAATAGAAGAAATCTCTAAATTTAAAGGAATAGCAACTGTCATAAATATAATCTTTGTTTAATTTGGGAATCTGAATTCTTATAGAATTTTCGTCTATTTCTTCCAATGCGGTAATTGAATCAATGGAAATTGAAGTTTGAATTGTTTGAGGATATAATCGATAATTTAAATGCATCGTCATACATGAAACTAAAGAAATTTGAATTAGAATTAAGTTTATTATTCGTTTCATAGGTTTTTGGCTATTACGCATAACGAACTAGCTAACCGACGTAGGCTGGCCCTGAGCCTCGAAGAGGCGTTAGGGACTGGCACGACGCTTGCTTGAGCAAGAGGAGTGCCAGAAGCCTATGTGCCGCAGGCCAAGCGAGGGCGCAAGACCCGAAGCGCAGTGGTTAGCGTATGTTAATTGCAGTTAGTTATTATAATAAAAGATTTATGTCGAAAGGTCAACAAAAGCGAGCGCAAATTTTTCTCTTAAATCTTAAAAGCGTAAATTACAAACAGAACTTTCGTGGAGAAATCAGCTGAAATTGTTCTCTTTCAAAGCTTGAATCGACAACACCCTCATGAAAAAAATTTGCGCGTTGTCTTCTAAGGATCAACTAATTGCAATTAACGAACTAGCCTTAACGACGTAGGCTGACCCTGAGTCCCGAACGGGACGTTAGGGACTGGCACGTAGTTTGCGGATGCAAACGAGTGACAGAAAGCCTATGTGTCGCAGACCGAGCGAGGCCTTGTGCCGAAGCGAAGCGTTAAGGCGCTGTTATGCGAAGTGTCTTATTTTTAGAAGATTTATTTGAAAATTAATCGATTTTTAAAAGGTTACTCTGATTAGATAATAATCAATATAATCATTATTCATTTTGAATACAGCTACTTCTTGTAAATTATAGAAATTATCCCATCTCAACACATTTTTAGTTTCAGTTGTCGGTTTTAATGGTTTTAATCCTAAATATTCAATTGAATTTTCTTTAAATTTTATTTTATTTTTCGGTGTAAAAGTAATTCTTCCCACTTTATCATTTAGAAAAATAATTTCTAATTGATTGTTAAGGTAAACATTAAGAAAACAATTATCCTTTCCACATGGCTGTTGCGTGAATTTTTCAGATTTTTCTGGTTTACCAAGAACTTGGTTGGCCTTTTCAATATTGGCATTTACTAATTGGTTAATGTCAAATATTGCTTTGATTGGTTCAGAGCAATTGTTTAATAAACTGAGTGCACCAAAAAGGATTATTTTTTTTATTTTTTCCATTTTTCTTTGTTCCTATTCCTGTGTTTTATTGCTTCATTTTGAATTTGATAATTAGTTTATAAGATTTATTTAAAGTCAATTATAAAGAATTTTTTAAAAAATTATATTAAGTTAGAATTTAATAAATTTTTAAGACATTTCGCATAACGAACTAGGCTACTCGACGTTTCCCGACCCTGAGTCCCGTTAACGGGACGTTAGGGACTGGCATGTAGTTTGCGGATGCAAACGAATGCCAGGAGGGAAATGTGGCGCAGCCCAAGCGAGGCCGAAGTGCCGAAGCGAAGTGAGTAGCCGCTGTTATGCGATCGGTCGTTATTGATTAAAATCATATTCCTGATAAAATCTATTAAATAGATCAAAGATTTTAGGCAACTTTTCTTTGAAATGATTTGGATTTTCAAAGAAATATTCACTTAGATATGCAAAAAATTCAGATTCATCTTCAATATTGTAGAATATGTGTTTAACTTCATTCTTTAATTGATGGAAATCTTTTATAATCAGATTTTCCCAGTTAATAATTTCTCTGTCACAGTTTAATTGTGGAATACCATCAAAACCGCCGTAAAGAAGGTCAATTGCATGTGCAAATTCATGAGTAATAACACAGTCACCATCATTTGAATCGGATATTCCTCTGATAATAGCTTTCCAAGATAAACCAATTTTTCCGTTTTCTCCAGTAACTCCGTCAATTTTAAATTGAAATTCCTCAGTTTCAAATTTGTCAGGAAAAACTATAATATTATTTATATAATCATAATGTCTCAAACCAATTCTTCGTATTAGTCTTACGGCAGCACATGCGAGAAAAGTTTTATGATATCTCGTTAAAGTAATATCTGGTGTGGATTTTATCGATTTCGAGAGTTTGAAGTGTTTAATTAGAGAATTATACTTTTTCTTATCTTTTTTAGAAAGAATTCTATAGAATTCAAAGTTATGATCTAAAAGGGCTATTTCCCTTTTATTTAATGGAACTAAAAATGAAAATGGTTTTGTAACCAGTCTTCGAATTTTTCCATATATTTTATTAATTTTCATTGGAATTTAACGACTGTCGCATAACGAACTAGCCTAACCGACGTAGGCTGACCCTGAGTCCCGGAACGGGACGTTAGGGACTGGAACGACGCTTGCACAAGCAAGAGGAGTGCCAGAAGCCTATGTGTCGCAGACCGAGCGAGGCCGTAAGTGCCGAAGCGAAGCGGTTAGGTGCTGTTATACGCCGTGAGTAATTTTTTAAATAGGATGCTTTTTGCCATCATAAATAAGATAATGCAAATATCTTAGTGCATCAATACAATGCTTTCCCCAATGATGAATAAAGCTCCATTTTAAATTCCAAAGACCATCTTCTACTATTTCGTTACTTTCCATAGACTCAATTTTTGTTAATTGAGTTTTTACATCATGATAGATATCTGAAATATCATCATCTAACCATCCTTGAATTGGGATTTTGTCTTCTTCTTCCCATCCAGGACTAGGCTTTCCGTTTTTTTCAGAATAAGTTGGATCGAAGATTTCCCAATATAAAGATTCTTCCTTCAAGTTTGAAATAAGTGAACAATTTAAATTTTCAAAATATTTATCATCATCTATTTTATTTTCATCATTAAAGTATACTAAAGGAATAGAATCAAATAAGTGACCAGATAAATAAAGAGAAATTAAGGCTTCATGTAATTTCGGATAAAATTCTAAAAGAGGTATATTTGGATTTTCCAATAAGTCAA from Leptospira limi includes the following:
- a CDS encoding M90 family metallopeptidase; its protein translation is MKINKIYGKIRRLVTKPFSFLVPLNKREIALLDHNFEFYRILSKKDKKKYNSLIKHFKLSKSIKSTPDITLTRYHKTFLACAAVRLIRRIGLRHYDYINNIIVFPDKFETEEFQFKIDGVTGENGKIGLSWKAIIRGISDSNDGDCVITHEFAHAIDLLYGGFDGIPQLNCDREIINWENLIIKDFHQLKNEVKHIFYNIEDESEFFAYLSEYFFENPNHFKEKLPKIFDLFNRFYQEYDFNQ
- a CDS encoding DUF5063 domain-containing protein, which encodes MNKISDEIINFLETETTRTMLLNANRLIDLLENPNIPLLEFYPKLHEALISLYLSGHLFDSIPLVYFNDENKIDDDKYFENLNCSLISNLKEESLYWEIFDPTYSEKNGKPSPGWEEEDKIPIQGWLDDDISDIYHDVKTQLTKIESMESNEIVEDGLWNLKWSFIHHWGKHCIDALRYLHYLIYDGKKHPI